In Gopherus flavomarginatus isolate rGopFla2 chromosome 1, rGopFla2.mat.asm, whole genome shotgun sequence, a single genomic region encodes these proteins:
- the DONSON gene encoding protein downstream neighbor of Son gives MCAAVPGYSPGFKRPPETLRLKRKRARRSEAASPPCPRADPASAQRPFPRPGRRNPFSSLDNAPRPGTAGHRPLGTPELQEQRPPPGSQAARHPLWQFLDTLQENKSTWKEECSERADFATLTNDLHLPVSIPDVSCSPSTEFPADWSIKTRLLFMSSQPFTWAEHLKAQEEAQGFTQHCRATSVNFPQSIQEPKLSTELRCAFQQSLIYWLHPSLPWLQLFPRIGADRKIAGKTSLWSCDETLQQVLRSEWSVSFTSLYNLLKAKLCPYFYVCTYQFTVLFRTAGLAGSDVITAVVSPTTRGLREAMRNEGIEFSLPLVEETRSKTQKNSETNLDTEVNSPETGKNTEDGEEQGVSDDESFSWLEEMGVQDKIKKPDAISVKLLKEKNEVQVDHKPESVALVKGTNTFMLLNFLINCKSLVAAAGPQAGLPPTLLSPVAFRGATMQTLKARSINVKTPVHSCYNDIFSLEITGPVMPHCLHTLTMLLKSAQRGAFSAVLYTHEPTAVFNTKTERILNKETMCKDLTKCGLHLKTLDQLIQLPTLGKSSIRLLEMRDYAYTWKS, from the exons atGTGCGCCGCGGTGCCCGGCTACTCGCCCGGCTTCAAGAGGCCGCCGGAGACGCTGCGGCTGAAGCGGAAAAGGGCCCGGAGGAGCGAGGCCgcctccccgccctgcccccgggCGGACCCGGCCTCCGCCCAGCGCCCTTTCCCCAGACCGGGGCGGCGCAAtcccttctccagcctggacaacGCGCCGCGGCCCGGCACTGCCGGGCACCGCCCCCTGGGCACCCCcgagctgcaggagcagcggcCGCCGCCGGGAAGCCAGGCCGCCAGACACCCTCTCTGGCAG tttTTAGATACTCTTCAGGAAAATAAATCCACCTGGAAAGAAGAGTGTTCTGAAAGAGCAGATTTTGCCACATTAACCAAT GATCTTCATTTACCTGTTTCCATACCTGATGTTTCCTGCTCACCAAGCACAGAATTTCCTGCAGACTGGAGTATTAAAACTCGACTTCTATTCATGTCTTCCCAACCTTTTACTTGGGCAGAGCATTTAAAGGCACAAGAAGAGGCTCAAGGATTTACCCAGCACTGTAGAGCAACATCAGTCAATTTCCCACAAAGCATACAG GAACCAAAGCTGTCCACGGAACTCCGCTGTGCATTCCAGCAAAGTCTTATTTATTGGCTTCACCCTTCACTGCCATGGCTACAGCTATTCCCTCGTATTGGAGCAGATAGGAAAATAGCTGGAAAGACTAGTCTTTGGTCATGTGATGAAACACTGCAACAGGTTCTGAGGAGTGAGTG GTCTGTCAGTTTTACTTCCCTATATAATCTTCTCAAAGCCAAGCTGTGTCCCTATTTCTATGTTTGTACCTACCAATTTACTGTGCTGTTTCGCACAGCAGGCCTTGCAGGAAGTGATGTTATCACAGCTGTTGTTTCTCCCACAACCAGGGGTTTAAGGGAAGCCATGAGAAATGAAG GTATAGAATTTTCTTTACCTTTGGTAGAAGAAACTAGGAGCAAGACACAGAAAAACTCTGAAACCAACTTGGATACAGAAGTTAACAGTCCTGAAACAGGCAAAAACACTGAAGATGGAGA GGAACAAGGAGTGAGTGACGATGAAAGTTTCTCTTGGCTTGAGGAAATGGGAGTCCAAGACAAGATTAAAAAGCCAGATGCAATTTCTGTCAAACT CCTTAAAGAGAAAAATGAAGTGCAAGTGGATCACAAGCCTGAATCTGTTGCATTAGTGAAAGGAACAAACACATTCATGTTGCTGAACTTCTTGATAAACTGTAAGAGTTTAGTAGCTGCTGCAGGCCCTCAAGCAGGGCTCCCACCAACACTGCTGTCCCCAGTTGCTTTTCGAGGTGCAACAATGCAAACGCTCAag GCTCGAAGCATCAATGTGAAAACACCGGTTCACTCATGCTATAATGATATATTTAGCTTGGAGATCACAGGTCCTGTCATGCCCCATTGTCTGCATACTTTGACCATGCTGCTCAAATCTGCACAGAGGGGAGCTTTTTCTGCTGTATTATACACCCATGAGCCAACAGCAGTGTTTAACACTAAGACAGAGAGAATCTTAAATAAG GAAACTATGTGCAAGGACCTCACTAAGTGTGGATTGCATCTTAAAACGTTGGATCAATTGATTCAACTTCCAACATTAGGGAAGTCTTCTATACGACTCCTAGAAATGAGAGACTATGCTTATACCTGGAAATCCTAA